Genomic window (Mobula birostris isolate sMobBir1 chromosome 20, sMobBir1.hap1, whole genome shotgun sequence):
AAGATCAAGCGTGCCAGAGTCTGTGAACGACTGCTAATCTAACATCGGACACGGGTCACACTGTCTCTGACCTGCCTTTTTCAGTATGAAGATACGACGATGTGTGAACAATTGTCGACCATAAAAATAAGCTGTATGAACAACAACGATCGGTGCTGATCCCGATTCCAGTCACTGACGGAGCCAGTTTCACTGATTTAACCGTGACTGACCAGGCCTCCTGAAGCTCAGCGTCTGATTGGACAGAGAAGGGATACAGAGGGGAGCAACGCACGCGAAATACTGGCGGgacccaaaaaaaaaatctatcgtTTCGGGGCGAGACCTATCTTCAGGTCGATACAGcgcccaatttacgacgggtctcaggaACAACTTGGTAACCAGAGACTGAATGGCTCCGTTAATGGATTAATTCTACAGCACAGTTCAATTCGATAACACGCGGCAGCAGATGCATGGACACTGGTTCAGGTGATCTGTGCCAGACTCCACCGGGAAACGTGAAACACTGGACCAGGGGTTCTGTCTGAATAATAACTCAGAGCAAGTGAACTTCACAATGTAAACCCATCCCAGTCACCCCTTCACGGGGACCCTCCGTTTCCCAGCTGTGGGACAACTCTGGACAAGGTCCCATTAAAAGGCTCCCAGTTACACCGTCCAGGAGAGCTGCCCGCCCCGGTACTGGGACAAATCTGGACAAGATAATATTAAAGGCAAAAACAAAGTTCAGGTCGATCCCCTGAGTTAGAGGAGAGACCGGGGATTCGTTCATCTTGTCATTAAATATGAAATAATCAGGATGTTGAATTGATAGGAAAAATATCTTTGACGGATATCTCTGCAAAGATCATCAAGTTGGAAGCTTGTTGATTGATTATAAACAGGTTCATACCGGTTAACACACGGAAATACCAAACATGAAttgctctgctcactcaccaggaactccagtGACGGCAATGAGCAGGTAAAATATTTCCTGCACACTGTAGTACCGTTTCAACATTGCCGACATTTCCCCTGCGCAGCAATGTGTCCCCCTGTGCCTCAGGCGGTCTATTGGAATGAAATGTTGAAGCACCACATGTCCCGGGTTTATAAACACCATCTAGCGACCCCACAGGGACAGACTTCAACATATTTTATAATAAAACTCCTTAACTTATTTAGAAACCTATTACATCAGACAGGTGCCATCCCCGCGGTGACGGGTTGTGATTAATTTAGTGAATTATTTTTTAGACCAGCTGTGTGAGTAACTTTGTCCCAATAACGGCATCAGAACCTTAGAGGTGTCTTTTCAATAGCATTTGCTTCCATTGTAGATATGTACTTCAGGGAAATCatttatcaaatacagaatattgAAATTAAGTCTGTGAAATTGTACTGAATCGCCCACTATTGCCATTCTCGTCAACGGTATAAACTCTTGATGTAGTTGGTGTTTTTGGAGATTCTACCAAAAGGGTCCTTTGTAAGATACAGTCTCTGTGTGTGGCGACATGAATGAACACTTGttggggtcctgacgaagggtctcggcctgaaacgtcgactgtacctcttcctagagatgctgcctggcctgctgcgttcaccagcaactttgatgtgtgttgcttgaatttccagcatctgcagaattcctgttgttgttgttgaACACTTGTTGGGGCCTCGTTTTGGACCTACCACTTACCTAACGCATGGCCGTAAAACTCAACAGTCCAGTGGTGGTGTGGTGAGAATGTGTTAATCATATCACCGCACATATGTCAAAGAACATGGCGATGAGCTGGAGAGGTAGATAAGAAACCGccgtcatgtgtgtgtgtgtgtgtgtgtgtgtgtgtgtgtgtgtgtgtgtgtgtgtgtgtgtttgtgtgtgtgtgtgtgtgtctgtgtgtctgtgtgtgtgtgtgtgtgtgtgtgtgtgtgtttatctgtctgtctgtgtgcgcgagtgcctgtgtgtgtgctttcatgcacttTCAAATCTTGTGCATCTCCAAATCTGTGCGTACACCCAGAACGCTGCAACCCCCACATTCAAATTCGATTCTCCAAGTAAGAGTGATTTCAAGCACTTACAAAGTGGCTGACTGAACCATAAAATATCAACAAAGGTCAAAATTCAAATTGCATTTGTTGTTAATGTTTCTACAAATGAAAGAACCTTCAGATTCGTCACAGCTCCAAATCAGCaggcacactcacatgcacattgGATTATTCCAGATCCTCACTCACCCCAAATTCCGTGTGCACACCATATTCCCGGATAAACTCCTAAATCTACCGTGATTCCCAAATCCGTGTGCACCCCCAAATTACCAGACACCCTAAAACGTCGACACCAAAACAGACACACCTCAAATCGGTGCGCATCTGCAAGTCCGCCGGCAATATCTGTGCAGCCTTCTATTTGCCAAAACCTCCGCATCTGCGCAATCCCGAGATCCGCGTGCACTCCATTGCTCGCGGACTCACCCCTAAATCAGTACACTTCTAAAAATCCGTGTGCACCTCCAAATCCACAGACACTCCATATCGGCTGGAGTCACCAAATTAGTTTGTACCCCCAAAAACGCCTAAACTCCACCACATCTGCATTCACCGCTAAATTCGTGTTCATCGGCATATTCTTAACATCCTCCTATATCAGAGCGCATCCCCAAATCCGTATGGACCGCCAAATCCGTGTGCGCCCGCAAATCAGTGCATGATCCCACATCATTGTGAACCCCAATTCCGTGTGCAACCTAAAACCGATGACTCGCAAGCATGCAAATCAGTATCCTAGAGGAAGAATAATTTCAAACAGCTTGCAAAATAAATGCTCCTACCTTAAAACAAATAGGATGAAAAAAAGTTCAACGTTTAATGACATCCTAAATCTGTCGACACACCAAAGTCTCACACATCCTCAGCACCGTGTGCAATCCCATATTCTTCGACTCTTCCTAGATTAGTGCACATCTCCAAATCCATGCTCAGTCCCTTAAAATGCAAGGCTAAACTCAAAGTTCAGGACACCCCAAATCCAGGTGCATCAACAAGTCTACCAATACACACAAAACTGTGTACAACCGCAAATCGGTGTGTACACCAAGATACATATGTACTTGCATGGAGCATCCAAATTCACTGACACCTCGAAATCTGTGTGCAGCTCTAAACTTAGGAACGCTCCCAAATCTGTGCTCACCCCCAAATCCATGTGGAAACCCTCAAGGCATCGAACCCATGTTTGCCCTCACATCCCGAGATGTGCACGCATCCCCAAATCGATATATAGACGCAAATCCAACATCCAATGGGACCCAGAAACACCCTAATCCAAGGCGACCTTGCTTCGTGGATGCAGAATATGCTTGCACAGAACagggaaagagtggttgtggacgggtcatattctgcatataggtcggtgaccagtagtgtgcttcagggatctttTCTGTTACCCCTTCACTTGgcgattattataaattacatgaaataaggaagtggagggacgtGTTAGTAAATGTGCTGATGCCACAAAGGAtgtgggtgctgtggatagtgtgactggctgtcagaggttacagcgggagatcgataggatacaaaactggcctgagaggtggcagatggagttcaacccagataaatgtgaggtggttcactttggaaggacaaatttgaCGCTAAAATGTTCTATTAATGGGTAAGActgttgacagtgtggaggatcagagggatcttgtggtgcgagtccatagaacactcaaagctgccgtgcaggttgactgtgtggttaagaaggcacacggtgcattggctctcatcagccgtgggattgagtttgagagctcagaggtaatgttgcagctatataggaccctggtcagaccccacttggagttctcgtcacctcactacaggaaggatctggaaactatagaaagggagcagaggagatttgcagggATATTGTCAGGATTACGGGGCATGCcctctgagaataggttgagtgaacttggccttttgttCTTGGAGCCACGGAGGATGCGAGGTaattgacagaggtgtataaggtgttgagaggcattgatcgtgtggatagtcagaggctttttttccagtGTTGAAATGGCTAGGACgggagggcacagttttcaggtgattggaagtaggtacagaggattttttgtttttaaagcagagagtgctgagtgcgtgtaacgggctgccggcgacggtggtagagacgggtacgatagggtattttaagcggctcctggatgggtacatggaacttagaaaaatagcggGTAATAGAGGGTaaacttaggtaatttctaaagtaagtacatgatcgtcacagcatcgtgggccgaagagccagtattgcgctgtaggtttttctgTGTGTCTACCCGCCCATATGTGTGAACCACAAATCCTCCGATCCTCCCAAACCTGCTCACACCCTCAAATACATGTCCCCAAGCCCAAATTCATGTtcattttgaaagctgccgacaGTCCCAAATCGACCCACATACCTATGTATGTGAACAACCCAGATCTGTGCGTACCCCAAATCCACAGCCACCTCCACATCCACATTAGAAAACCACAGAGGAAGAATCATTTCAAACAGCTCTCACAATAGcaacaagcaccttaaaatacagcaagatcaaagttcaaaggttaaactatttattttaaaagtatacataaatgaaacaactttgataTTCGCCAAACATGCACCTCAGAAACATGAAATACGTGTGAATCCCAAATCCTGAGCACTTCTAAATCCACCAACTCCCAAAATCCGTGCGTAACACCAAATCCACGTACAATCCCAAGTCTGCGCACCTCCACAAATCCATCTGCACTCTCGAGTCAGTGTGTGCTCACAACTCCACCGACATCTCATATTCGCTGACAAACGCCCATATCCGCGCACATCTGCAAGACACTGTGCACGCCCGCATTCGCCGAAATCCCCTACATCAGCGCAATCTTCAAATCTGTCTGCACCCCAAGTCTGTACGAACCTCCGAACCTGCCAGTCACGTCAAATACACTCACATGCCCAGATCGGTGCGCATCCAGACAGACTGACACCCGAAATGCACATTAGATTATCTCAGAACAGGAATCATTTCAAACCATTCACAAAACAGCTGCTTCCACCTTAAGTCAAATGACAATATAGTTTAAATATCATTTGCTATTACAGTATCGGTAAgtgaaacaaccttgagattcatcgcAACACCAAATCCACGGACACCCCAAATCCGTTTCACAACCAAATTTGTACGTAATCCCGTCCATGTGCCGACACACGCTAAAATCTGCGCGCATCCACAAATCCGTGAGCATCCTCAAATCTGTGTGCATCCCCAAATCCAGACACCGAAAATCGGTGTGCACCTCGATATCCACTCACACTCGGAAATATGTGCACAATTCTACATTCGGACGCAACTCCAACTCCGACAACATCTCAAATCCGCGTGCACTCCGTCATTAGCTGTCAAACGCCGAACTCTGCACATTTCCCTAAACCCACATACAAGCTCCAAATCTGTGTTCTTCCTCAAATTCTCAGACACCCCAAAACCTCTGTGCACCTTCAAATAGCTCCGCATTCCCATGTTCGCCAACACATCCATATTTCTGCACACATCCCAAAATCCCTGTACCACCAAATCTGCAGACATCCCCAAATCATCAAACACTCCAAACCCATGTGAACCCCTAAATTCACTGACCCCGAGGTCCGCGCATATCCCCATATCCCTGCGCGCCCCAAATCCGTGTATGCACCCAAACCGCTGACACCCCCCGATGCATAATAGATGCCCCTGGAGCAAGGATCATTTCCAACAGTCAGAAATTTGCTGCCTCCACAgtccgggtcaaatttgacccgttttatttgacagcagtaaaaacgccctaaatgccagttttagccgaaatttgatgacttttcctaaagtgacccaaaatacGCAAAAGTGAAAGTATTTAAAAtttttatacttttgtacaggtgctcCAAGTTTTTGTACGTTGAGTCTgttccgggtcaaatttgacctgtatctattgaaatggattttagatctctgaaacattaattaaatgATTAatcaccttttttttaaaatatcagaTAGGCTacttatacattctaaatagatctgcGGTTCAAAATTCGGTAGAGACACTTGTTATGACCCGGACTGCACTATGAATATCATCAGGTTGCCCGGTTTAAACTGATATCCCCAAATCCGTGTGCACACTCATATTCGCTGACAAACCCCCACATCAGCACGCATGCCCAAATCTGACGCACCTCGAAATCCACTGACATACCCAAGTCTGTGTGCAACTCAAATCTGCTTGTATCCCCAAATCCGTCCACACACCCAAGCCCGCTAACACCTCCAGATGAACAGTCGATAATCCGAGAGCAAAATTCATTTCAAATAGTTTCCAAAATAGCTGACTCCACCGGAAAAAATAATACTTGCAAGAAAAATTCAAAGTGCAGTTATTATTCAAGTATCTATAAATGAAACATCCTGAGATTCAACCCCACCCCCAAATCCAACGACCCCCAAGTCCGTGGACAACCCCGTAATAGCTGACACACCCTAAATCAGCGCACATACCCAGATCCGTGTTCACCCCCAATTCAGTGTCCACACCAAAACCCGCTTCCGTCCACGCATGCACAGTAGATTATCGCAGAGCACGAATCAGTTCAAACAGTTCATAAAATAGCTGATTCTACCTTTAAAAGGTTAAAGGTTCTAAATACATCCATTATTAAAGTGTGTTTGTGTCAGAGACCGGCTCGCAGACAACGCTCGGTCTCTGTCGAGACGGCGTGGCTACGGAGAACACCTAGCTAATGTGGAAGAAACTTTTCAGAACACCAGAAGGATGTGTGTGTACTGCTTCGTGAACTGTCTCGCATCACGTTGTTTGTAAGGGATACAGCAATATCACGGGTTTAATTCTGAAGAGGGGAGAGCTCGGACAGTCTCTACTCTATACATTTGAGGAGGTTTGATGGGACATGAAAGACTAAACCTAtcaggagtgcttgatggctccaCTCCTGAACTCGTTGATCTCAGAAAAATGAGGACCCAAACCCGTTAGGGAGAAAGTAGATTTAAACGTAACGAATACTTAATGTAAGCAGGACACAGTAAAGACCAggggagacagatgtgaaagtgtcgttttgtgtttgtttgtttgtttgtgtgtgtgtgtgtgtgtgtctgtgtgtctgtgcgtctgtgtgtgtgtgtgtgtgtatgtggatgTTTGTATCTGTATGTTATTTTGCATCTTTGTATGTCTTTTTGTGTTTGTGTCTCTGAGTGTTTGTCGGGTTTTTGGGTCTGCCTTTGTGTGTTACTCTCTGTGCGTTCCTATCTCTTTTTGTGGGTAGggccattgtctctgcctgcccCTCCCTGACTAAACATGTGTCCGCATACCTCGAATTCATTTTATCCCCCTCGGTTCAGTCCATTCCCATCTACCTCCGCGCTCTTCAGCGCTTCGACAACTTTAAAATCCCTGGCCCTGATCGTCTCATTTTGTCCATGGATTTCCAGTACCTATACAGTTCTATTCCCCATCAAAAAGGCTTTAAAACATAACGCTTCCCTCCCGACAACGGAGCCAACCAGTTCCCTTTCATCTGCACTTTACTTGGAGTGAGAGAGCACAGCAACAAAGAAAATGAATCCTTTTGCCCATTTagaacttatccaaacttctctgcaaTGCAATCAAACGCACATCGGCCGACAGCTCTTCCCATGCCCGCAACACCCTCTGAGTCAAGGAAATCCCACTCAGAATTCACTTATATATGTCATATTTCACCCTAAAACtgcgacctctagttctagtctttccCAAACTcagagggaaaatcctgcctgcatttaccctttctataacACTCATAATTTTGAATGCCTATGAAATCTCCCATCATTTTCCGACGTTCTAGGGAATaacgtcctaacctattcaacatttcaCTACCACTCAgctcctcaattcccagcaaacgtacatattatatttttttttctctgcaatctttcaaaTTCATCGGCATTGTTTTCCTGGATACAAAAGCTGCTCAGGATACTCATATTGGTCTTCACCAGCGTATTATTCCACTTTATAATAACGTCCCTtctcctgcactcagtacttgGATTTATGAAGTCCAGTGCGCCAAACGATCTCTTTTCGACCTTGTCTAGCTGTGGCGCCACGATCAAGTATTTATtaatctgtgttcccagattcctttgttctaccgagTCTTcggtgccctactgctcaccgtgtcttcatgcacccaGATTCCGTGTGCACCCCAAAATTCGTACACACACCTAAACCCGCTGACAACCCGACATGCACATCAGGTTATCCCAGAGCAAGTATCATttgaaacagttcacaaaatggctgTCGCCAGCTTAACAAATAGCAATGAACAAAAATCAAGTTCCAAACTGCATTaattattaaagtatatataaAGGAAACAACCCTGATATTCGTCACAAACCCAAATCCTCCGACATCCCCAAATCGGCGCATGGTCCCAAATTTGTGCTCACTTCGATATTCGTCTACAGGgcaaccaagactaaaactgacaaaactgcataattataacatatagttacaatagtgcaaagcaataccgcaaATTTATAAAGAgcggaccatgggcacggtaaagaaaagtctcaaagtcgCGATCGCCTcgccatctcacgcagacggtagaagggagaagctctccctaatatgaacctccaagcgccagaaacttgccgatgcagcaccatcggaaacacccgaccacagcgAACTCTGaggccatccgaaaacttcaagcctccgaccagccctccgacatagCCTCTCCgatgccgagcgcttcgactccgccccggccgccgagcaacaagcaaagccgagtactcggggccttcccctccggagattctggaccacacagtagcagcagcagcgaagcaagcatttcagaagtttcaccatgttcctccgtgctctcacgtccgtcttcatcaaatcaggattgtgcacggcaccctacttgacaaataacagacatcaccacaggAGAGGCCGCTGCGAggtgcgtcgcgccgccatcttctcctccctattAGTGTTAGTAGTTTTTTTTGTTATTAGTTTCTTCAACTTCAGAAAAAAGGAAACGGGAAAATCTATGAGacgggaaaagatgaaatatgagggcagactagcaaGTAATATAAGCAGCATACCAAAGGTGTTTACAGTTCCATAAgcagtaaaagggaggtgagagttgatattgcactacgggaaaatgatgctggtgagccAGTGATGTgggacaaaggaatggcagaggaaCTTACAGGAcactttgcaccagtcttcattgaggaagacactagcagtgtgccactgGTGCAGGAACAGGAGTAAGTGCCTAtattattacaaagggaaaactGCTAGGCAAAATCAAAGATCTTAAAGTGGGTAAGTCATcttggccagatggactacatcccagagtcctgagagatgtTGCTCAAGAGCTAAATGGATGCGTTATTTATGACCTTTCAAGAataacttgattctggcatggtcccggagcaCTAGACAATTGTTAATTGCGCTCCTCAAGAAGGGATgaatgcaaaagaaaggaaattataggccagttatcctaACGTCTGTTAATAAGTTTTCTATTATCTCTCTTCTCagatcctcaattcctttattTTTAAGTAAACTAATTGATAGTTTTGTCGTTAAATATATTTTCAGGATTTGGgttcaatttagaaaatattttggtttattgaaaTTATCTTCAAGTCTCATTCTctctatcttttttttaaaccttctatgactgatgcAATTTTCGAAGATTGGGATAGACTGGGTATTAAATGCCTCCAGCATTTGTTTGTGGAGGAAATCGCTTTTCGTTTGAGCAGATGTCAGCTAAGTATAGCTTACCAAAAAGCCACTTTTTTCGATATTTGCAAATCAGAGAATTTATGCGATCTTAATTACATAGATTTCCTAAAAGTTCCTATAATAATttattagatgtaatttttaaattgAAACATCTTCATAATGAaccaatatctaatatttattctatgttgttgggaatgataaACGtccctttagacaaaattaaaaatctctgggaacaagacttacagaTTTCAATTTCCAAGGaatcttggaatgaaattttaaaattgattaatacCTTATCGTTATGTGCCCGTCACTCTCTGCTACAATTTAAAGTGTTACATCGGGGccacatgactaaagataagctgtctcgattttatttggatatatctccgtattgtgaCAGATATAACGATGGAGAAGCTTcgctaattcatatgttttggacatgtccgagtcttgaaaaatatcggaaggaagtattccaaactttttctgtactttttaaagtaaaatttaaaacTAACCCTTTGACTGCATTAttcggtattgttggaggaaaagatattCTTGTTGAGACACCTGACTTGCacctgttggcatttatttcctgTGGCTGGAAGGGCTTTGTTGTTCAGGGGGTAGGACTTTGCTCCGCCGACTCATGCTCAATGGTAaaatgatgttatgtcatgcttacaTTTAGATAAGATTCGTTGTTAAATTTCTGAATCAAGACAAGACTTTCTGACATTGTGGGGACcaattctgaattattttcaaaatcattGTTTTGTTATTAAGTACGGATGTTGGCTAATGATATGTTTTAGTTTATGATAAGGATTTTTCCTTTTTTACTTTCTTCACCGAATAGCTTTTTTTGGTAGTGGATATAGATTTTTttgaataataaaaatattatttttcAATATTACAATTTAAATTACATGAATATGGGGTTTCGAGACTATAAGTGTGATTATAATAAACTGTATTCTGTACTCTGTGTtcttcttttatgtaagaaatcaataaaaacattgaaacatagaactgTCTCACTTGAAACTGGTAAACTCGGTGTCTGAAAGAATGTTTGTAATGGCGGAGTAATAGTCCCAGTGGAGGTCGATGGGAGCAGGTATTTTAAATGTCTTCGACATGGACTAGATAAGCCGAAGGTTCCATTTTTGAGCTGCACTTTCATGAGTTTATGACACTATTCACATTTTACAGTGTAAGTGAACGACATTAACCACATTTGTTATTTCATATGTGGAAATATGCTTTCTGAAGAGCGATTTTCATTGCACCATGATAAAACTGATATCAATTATTTACCTGAAGTGTTTGTTCAGTGGACCATCTTGATGTGACTCAATAGGCGTCTTAGTCTTTAATGGAAATCTAAATGAACACCTCGTTTACTTGGAGGAAGAAGTTATTCAGGTGGAGTTGTGAAATTGAGTTGCCGTGGGAATGGGCAAAGATTTTCGAGGTGCATCTTTTATCGCGGTGCCGAGTAATCCGTAGCAAAACCAACGTCAGTCAGAAAATAACACTGCTTCTCCAGCTCCCGAAAGGGAAATATTACTTAGCTACGCCATCATATTTCTAAAGGGACAGTAAATCCCTCAACACTATCTCAGTATCTTACTTCACTTTTAACTGCTTCGAGAATTTTTGCTGGTCCTTTGTATGTACTTCTCATTGAAaattatagttttattattatttattgaaaGCATGGTGCTGGttagggtatggggtgaaggcaggggagtggtgatgactgaaagaattggatcagcccttgattgaatggtggagaagactggatgggccgaatggcctactcttacaCCTATagttcatggtcttatggtcttgtggtaagcaacatatttcacaataTTTGTCAATGTTATTAAACTTAATTCAGATTATGATTCCGAATCCCAGCTACTGGTTCGTTCACCAGACTTCTTGAATATGTGACTTATTTACTGAAGATATGAATTATAAAGAAAtgtatttgatctaccaaaacaACTTACAATTAGATTTGTGTGCTATCCACTGAACTGACCACATAATGTCAccagatgtttgacatttctcaGCTCCTCCCTGATTTTCCTCTGTGTCACCGTGTAGATTGTGTGTAGTATGGGGACATCATGTAGACGGAACAGAAAGTGTAATGGAACCAGTAAAGATCCGTCAAGACGCACTGAGGCTGCTGCTTGATACTGTCATTTGTTTTTGATCTCTCGTTTACTGTTAGAGCATTCAGCACACATACCGTGTGAAGCATTGGTCGCGTCCTCTTCCAAGGTCATCGCAATTTGTGAAATTTCAAATCCATAACATTAGTAGACACAATGTATTCGATCCAAATGCTTCTGCAGAGTGGGTTTTTTAATGACGACGAAAATTAACACAAAAAGAAAATCCACAGCTACATTTCTGATACCATTCCCCCTCAGTAAGACTGTTACACATCTCCATTTATGGAGCTCACTGGGATGTCGTGCAGTTTTAGACCGGCTTTGAAAGAGGCACGTGCTTTCTGAATGAAAAGGCAGCTGCCAGGTATTTTGCAGAGGTACAATGGAAATTGTAGATTAATGAGCTCACTCTAACTGACACAAGTTTTCCACATTTCAAGCATAATTCTCCAATTTCCACAGAAATCGCTGGAATGATCCAATGAATTAGAATAGAATTCTACCAAAGTAAGAAAAATAAGAATGGCTCCACATAGTTTGTTGGCCCAGATTCCGATATTACTCCAGGTTGTTAATACAATTTCTGCTGATGTAGCGAACGCATCTGCGCCATTGTGTTGTTTCCTGCCCCACATACTGACTGACTGTACTGAAACCGGTAGACTGCTAACGTTCAATCACCTGGCTGCAGGAATATAGGCACATTTACCAAACAAATCAATAATATAGAAATGTATTTCAACTCCCGTCGACGCTTACAATTCGATTTGTGTTTTACCTACAAAGTCGACGATTTAACGTAACCAGATATTTGCCTCCAcccttcagctcctccctgaattttctctgtgacagagtgtagatacacgtgttggtgcaggtacaAAGAAACTGCAACATGAACCCAAACTGTTGCAGGATATACGTCGGGGTATTCAAATATCTGTCTGTGTAAAAGTAATTCTGAACTTGCCAGTTCATAGTGTATGCAATATAGGGgatccacaacaatatgaaattgGCGGAGAGAGCGAACAACAATATTATTGACTTTTTCCGGTTCTCTAACTCCGGATCATTCTTTTTCTCGCTACTGTTCCTGAGCCCCCGGCGAACTCTGTTTGCCGCGATAATATGACTGACTGTTAAAGCATTGAAAAGCAGAATCAAGCCGATCGCCAACGAAGGTGTAGTGATGATGTGAAACAATTGGAATGCTTTCCATATTGGTAAATAAATGTATTCCGCTTTCAAAATGCATCGCCAAGGTACGTTATCAATGATAATGTAAGGTTCTACCGCGAAGTAGAATGGAACACACTTCGCACAACTCCATAAACACACAATTACAATCACAATAGTCGCGGTCCTCTCGGTGCAGTATCGTTCCCGCAGCTCTTGACTGCAGATTGCAACACAGCGATCGAACGTGAAAGCCACCGTg
Coding sequences:
- the LOC140185035 gene encoding probable G-protein coupled receptor 139 translates to MQSVVSSTKDITSEDRTLPTEASRASSAFSSSINLVAIVILCLGNCGLSKCICRYLVGMAAADLLGVIIAVIISEINNIYGYAFPLLITPVCAVTHVLRITTMDCSVWLTVAFTFDRCVAICSQELRERYCTERTATIVIVIVCLWSCAKCVPFYFAVEPYIIIDNVPWRCILKAEYIYLPIWKAFQLFHIITTPSLAIGLILLFNALTVSHIIAANRVRRGLRNSSEKKNDPELENRKKSIILLFALSANFILLWIPYIAYTMNWQVQNYFYTDRYLNTPTYILQQFGFMLQFLCTCTNTCIYTLSQRKFREELKGGGKYLVTLNRRLCR